The Astatotilapia calliptera chromosome 2, fAstCal1.2, whole genome shotgun sequence genome includes a window with the following:
- the LOC113006639 gene encoding neuronal acetylcholine receptor subunit beta-2-like — translation MAAPVKAALALLIFTVTTILCAEVEERLVNHLLSPERYNKLIRPAINTSQQVTIYIQVSLAQLINVNEREQIMTTNCWLTQGWNDYRLMWDPEEYEGIKKIRLPSQHIWLPDIVLYNNADGTYEVSFYSNALVSNNGEVAWLPPAIYKSACKIEVRDFPFDQQNCTLKFRSWTYDHTEIDLILLSDYASRDDFKPSGEWDIVSLPGRKNEDPNDIRYLDITYDFIIKRKPLFYTINLIIPCILITSLAILVFYLPSDCGEKMTLCISVLLALTVFLLLISKIVPPTSLAVPLIGKYLMFTMVLVTFSIVTSVCVLNVHHRSPSTHTMPPWVKRVFLYRLPSFLFMRRPGSSNIRERFRKKHQKQKYSDRKQCGTEVGGGSSVGMADSSSSFFVNEESAKRYGWRVSDCSENTEFRKRMTLKSNIDVEDAVDGVRYIAEKMKSEDDDEGIIEDWKYVAMVIDRLFLWIFVFVCVVGTMGLFMQPLFQSYNTPIVEDMDHKSET, via the exons ATGGCAGCCCCGGTGAAAGCAGCCCTGGCTCTCCTGATTTTCACCGTGACAA CTATCCTGTGTGCGGAGGTAGAGGAACGGTTGGTGAATCACCTGTTGTCACCAGAGCGCTACAACAAACTCATCAGGCCAGCTATCAACACCAGCCAGCAGGTCACCATTTACATCCAGGTGTCTCTAGCCCAGCTGATCAATGTg AATGAGAGAGAGCAGATCATGACCACCAACTGTTGGCTCACCCAG GGTTGGAATGACTACAGATTAATGTGGGATCCTGAAGAGTACGAGGGAATCAAGAAAATCCGACTCCCGTCACAACACATCTGGTTGCCTGACATTGTCCTTTACAACAA TGCTGATGGGACATATGAAGTCTCCTTCTACTCCAACGCTTTGGTCTCCAATAATGGTGAAGTGGCCTGGCTCCCACCAGCGATCTACAAGTCGGCCTGTAAAATCGAAGTCCGTGATTTTCCCTTTGACCAGCAGAACTGCACTCTCAAGTTTCGCTCTTGGACCTACGACCACACGGAGATCGATCTCATCCTCCTCAGTGATTACGCCTCACGCGATGACTTCAAGCCTAGTGGCGAGTGGGATATTGTTTCACTGCCTGGACGCAAGAATGAAGACCCTAACGATATTAGATACCTGGATATTACTTATGATTTTATTATCAAGAGAAAACCTCTCTTCTACACCATCAACCTGATCATTCCCTGCATCCTGATCACGTCGCTGGCTATTCTTGTCTTCTACCTCCCATCAGACTGTGGTGAGAAGATGACTCTTTGTATCTCAGTCCTCCTGGCCCTTACTGTGTTTTTACTCCTTATCTCAAAGATTGTGCCACCTACGTCTCTAGCAGTGCCTCTGATTGGGAAGTACCTAATGTTTACAATGGTGCTGGTCACCTTCTCTATTGTCACCAGCGTTTGCGTGCTCAATGTGCACCATCGGTCACCCAGTACGCACACCATGCCTCCTTGGGTCAAGCGTGTCTTTCTGTACCGGCTCCCCTCTTTCCTCTTCATGCGGAGACCAGGAAGTTCCAACATCCGTGAACGGTTCCGGAAAAAACACCAGAAGCAGAAGTACTCTGACCGGAAGCAGTGTGGAACAGAAGTTGGAGGTGGAAGCTCCGTGGGAATGGCTGATTCCTCCTCATCCTTCTTTGTCAATGAGGAGTCAGCCAAGCGCTATGGCTGGAGGGTCAGTGACTGCTCAGAGAACACAGAGTTCAGGAAGAGGATGACGCTCAAGAGCAACATTGACGTGGAGGATGCAGTGGATGGAGTACGTTATATTGCGGAGAAGATGAAgagtgaggatgatgatgaaggg ATCATTGAAGACTGGAAATACGTGGCGATGGTTATCGACCGTCTTTTCCTGTggatctttgtgtttgtgtgtgtagttgGGACAATGGGGCTCTTCATGCAACCTCTTTTTCAGAGTTATAACACCCCCATTGTTGAGGACATGGATCATAAATCTGAAACTTGA